The proteins below are encoded in one region of Triticum aestivum cultivar Chinese Spring chromosome 1B, IWGSC CS RefSeq v2.1, whole genome shotgun sequence:
- the LOC123132187 gene encoding uncharacterized protein — MTSLWSLWGEWEIRVLLLGSLSLQVFLLFTGGLRKRIVASWLHFLLWLAYLLADSIAIYTLGSLSRSQKLCHHTDGEDGLHLLLLWAPFLILHLGGQDTITAFAIEDNELWLRHLLSLVTQVGLALYVYWKSCPSAASLVAPAVVMFASGVLKYAKRTWALKSASMSSLRSSMLTRPDPGPNYAQLIEEYHSSKDAGLRAEIVIVPERLPVDDVHVPEEPMEYDELVIKAHMFFHTFRRLFVDLILSFQDRTDSLAFFRRLKRDQAYKVVEIELQLMYESLHSKSPVIHCPSGRYLRVFTLAAPILSLLVFSKAGKGRYKEADVAVTYVLLVGAIFLEIYGIILMAISSWSYADLRKLRKCPPAASRVVFQAVKYFMPEARPRWSNQMAQYNLLSYCLKDKSTWLTRVLESLEWDYNIRVKTAWDSLWYTKHIGVSLVLKQLIFKQLKDKANSTMDPMSYRRFGDHRGQWILQRKGCYQELRWSVDEVEFDESILLWHIATDLCFYDDDNQTSSDLAPAGAGGSADEGDINSGSRLPAASREMANYMLFLLVMRPFMLTASIGQIRFGDTCAEAKNFFVRLRGGEARAEERQGASALAAVKADIDPRKVKGDRSKSVLFDACRLAEQLRGMEARKRWRLVAGVWVEMMCYAAGKCRGNFHAKQLSQGGELLTVLWLLMAHFGIGDQYRVEAGHARAKLIVHN, encoded by the coding sequence ATGACGAGCCTTTGGAGTCTGTGGGGAGAGTGGGAGATCCGGGTGCTACTCCTCGGCAGCCTCTCCCTGCAGGTGTTCCTCCTCTTCACCGGCGGCCTCCGCAAGCGCATCGTGGCGTCCTGGCTGCACTTCCTGCTCTGGCTCGCCTACCTGCTCGCCGATTCCATCGCCATCTACACGCTCGGCTCCCTATCTCGGAGCCAGAAGCTATGCCACCACACCGACGGGGAGGACGGCTTGCACCTCCTCCTTTTGTGGGCGCCCTTCCTCATCCTCCACCTCGGCGGCCAGGACACAATCACCGCCTTCGCCATCGAGGACAACGAGCTCTGGCTCCGCCACCTCCTCAGCCTCGTCACCCAGGTCGGCCTCGCGCTGTACGTCTACTGGAAGTCCTGCCCTTCCGCCGCGAGCCTCGTCGCTCCGGCCGTCGTCATGTTCGCCTCTGGCGTCCTCAAGTATGCCAAGCGCACCTGGGCGCTCAAATCGGCCAGCATGAGCAGCCTCCGCAGCTCCATGCTCACACGCCCAGACCCAGGACCCAACTACGCGCAGCTCATAGAGGAGTACCACTCCAGCAAGGATGCCGGCCTGCGCGCCGAGATCGTCATCGTCCCCGAGCGGCTGCCCGTAGACGACGTCCACGTCCCGGAGGAGCCGATGGAGTACGACGAGCTTGTCATCAAGGCGCACATGTTCTTCCACACCTTCCGCCGCCTTTTCGTCGACCTCATCCTCAGCTTCCAGGACCGCACCGACAGCCTCGCCTTCTTCCGCCGCCTGAAGCGCGACCAGGCCTACAAGGTCGTCGAGATCGAGCTCCAGCTCATGTATGAGTCGCTCCACTCCAAGTCGCCCGTCATACACTGCCCCTCCGGCCGCTACCTCCGCGTTTTCACCCTGGCCGCGCCCATCCTGTCGCTCCTCGTCTTCTCCAAGGCTGGCAAGGGACGCTACAAGGAGGCCGACGTTGCCGTCACTTACgtcctccttgttggtgccatTTTCTTGGAGATTTACGGCATCATCCTGATGGCCATCTCCTCCTGGAGCTACGCCGACCTGCGGAAGTTGCGCAAATGCCCCCCGGCGGCGAGCAGAGTGGTCTTCCAGGCCGTCAAGTATTTCATGCCGGAGGCGAGGCCACGGTGGTCGAACCAGATGGCCCAGTACAATCTCCTCAGCTACTGCCTCAAGGACAAGTCCACATGGTTGACGAGAGTGCTGGAGAGTCTCGAGTGGGATTACAACATCCGCGTCAAGACAGCGTGGGACAGCTTATGGTACACGAAGCACATCGGCGTGTCCCTGGTGCTCAAGCAGCTCATCTTCAAGCAGCTCAAAGACAAGGCGAACAGCACGATGGATCCAATGAGCTACCGGCGGTTCGGGGATCACCGCGGGCAGTGGATTCTGCAGCGCAAGGGGTGCTACCAGGAGCTCCGGTGGAGCGTCGATGAGGTCGAGTTCGACGAGAGCATCCTCCTCTGGCACATCGCGACCGACCTCTGCTTCTACGACGACGATAACCAAACGTCCTCAGATCTTgcccccgccggcgccggcgggtcCGCGGACGAGGGCGACATAAACAGCGGGTCCAGGCTGCCGGCGGCGAGCAGGGAGATGGCAAATTACATGCTGTTCCTGCTGGTGATGCGGCCGTTCATGCTGACGGCGAGCATTGGGCAGATCCGGTTCGGCGACACCTGCGCGGAGGCCAAGAACTTCTTCGTGCGGCTGCGGGGAGGCGAGGCCCGGGCGGAGGAGCGGCAGGGCGCGAGCGCGCTGGCGGCAGTGAAGGCGGATATCGACCCGCGGAAGGTGAAGGGGGACCGGAGCAAGTCGGTGCTGTTCGACGCGTGCCGGCTGGCAGAGCAGCTGCGCGGGATGGAGGCTAGGAAGCGGTGGAGGCTGGTGGCCGGGGTGTGGGTGGAGATGATGTGCTACGCGGCGGGTAAGTGCAGGGGCAACTTCCACGCCAAGCAGCTCAGCCAGGGCGGGGAGCTGCTCACGGTGCTGTGGCTGCTTATGGCGCACTTCGGCATTGGTGACCAGTACAGGGTCGAGGCCGGACATGCCAGGGCCAAGCTCATCGTACACAACTAG